A genomic segment from bacterium encodes:
- a CDS encoding DUF4838 domain-containing protein has translation MMRLVGLALAGILMSGVNAMALTLVKDGASDYAIVTARDAIAPEQTAAQELQAHLKLATGAELPICAEGAAPAGKKLIVVGQTAAFKAAFPAEDIVSLKHDGTILRTAGDRLYLLGGPPRGTLYAVYTFLEDVVGVRWWGSRPDETFIPHKPTLTIPELNTRYVPALQYREAFYRGAFDGVYAARSKCNGHFERVPAEYGGHYRILGWCHTFSQLLPPAKYFQAHSEWYSEINGKRVAEGAQLCLTNDEMRAELTRQALAWLRKDPTAGMISIAQNDCHGACQCAKCKAVLEEEGTEAGNLLRFVNAVAADIEKEFPGTLVETLAYTYTRQPPKLVKPASNVIVRLCSIEASSAQPLAEGAQNEKFRADIEGWSAIAPQLYIWNYVTDFANYIIPHPNLRVLASDVRFFIKHKAIGLFEQGDAGCSCSDFPELRAWLLAHVMWDPSRDEQALIAEFLKGYYGAAAEPLGQYITLLQDALTKSGAYLPCYMKDTSPWMDLETANKATELLDEAFRRVEGDLVLTTRVRRARMPLDHTWLQRYRAFKRYAAMTGGRFLGPPEPRAAVEDLIAAARSFNVGNFREGAAFATYEPILRGMFPPPGKEAKTPAEAAGLKPDQWMDVQQAEFTLHGLGNWVTVVDDPKASDGMAARMPATHPQWATQYPIPGDLTALGKWHCYLVARCDAKTKAGPAFEMGLYDATARKGVVGLKAQLEQAGDGEYHTYDLGVQDLKGGMYFWIAPMNNPEQVEAVYTDRIFLIREG, from the coding sequence ATGATGCGACTCGTGGGACTGGCGCTTGCTGGGATACTCATGTCGGGGGTGAACGCCATGGCGCTCACGCTCGTGAAGGACGGCGCTTCGGACTACGCCATCGTGACCGCCAGGGACGCCATCGCGCCCGAGCAGACGGCGGCGCAGGAGCTGCAGGCCCATCTGAAGCTGGCGACGGGAGCCGAGCTGCCGATCTGCGCCGAAGGGGCGGCGCCGGCGGGGAAGAAGCTCATCGTCGTCGGGCAGACCGCCGCCTTCAAGGCCGCGTTCCCCGCGGAAGACATCGTCTCCCTGAAGCATGACGGGACCATCCTGCGGACCGCCGGGGATCGGCTCTATCTGCTCGGCGGGCCGCCGCGCGGGACGCTCTATGCCGTGTACACGTTCCTCGAGGACGTCGTGGGCGTGCGGTGGTGGGGCTCGCGGCCCGATGAGACGTTCATCCCCCACAAGCCGACGCTGACGATCCCCGAGTTGAACACCCGGTACGTCCCGGCGCTGCAGTACCGAGAGGCCTTCTACCGGGGCGCGTTCGACGGGGTCTACGCCGCACGCTCCAAGTGCAACGGGCACTTCGAGCGCGTGCCGGCGGAGTATGGCGGCCACTACCGCATCCTGGGCTGGTGCCACACCTTCAGCCAGCTCCTGCCGCCCGCGAAGTACTTCCAGGCCCACTCCGAGTGGTACAGCGAGATCAACGGCAAGCGCGTGGCCGAGGGGGCGCAGCTCTGCCTGACTAATGACGAGATGCGGGCAGAGCTGACCAGGCAGGCGCTGGCGTGGCTACGCAAGGACCCGACGGCGGGGATGATCTCCATCGCCCAGAACGACTGCCACGGAGCGTGCCAGTGCGCCAAGTGCAAGGCCGTGCTGGAGGAGGAGGGGACGGAGGCGGGCAACCTGCTCCGCTTCGTCAATGCCGTCGCCGCGGACATCGAGAAGGAGTTCCCGGGCACGCTGGTGGAGACGCTGGCGTACACATACACCCGCCAGCCCCCGAAGCTGGTCAAGCCAGCCAGCAACGTGATCGTGCGGCTGTGTTCGATTGAGGCCTCGTCGGCCCAGCCGCTGGCCGAGGGCGCCCAAAACGAGAAGTTCCGCGCCGACATCGAGGGCTGGAGCGCCATCGCCCCACAGCTCTACATCTGGAACTACGTCACCGACTTCGCCAACTACATCATCCCCCACCCGAACCTGCGCGTGCTGGCGTCCGATGTCCGCTTCTTCATCAAGCACAAGGCCATCGGCCTGTTCGAGCAGGGCGATGCGGGCTGCTCGTGCAGCGATTTCCCCGAGTTGCGGGCGTGGCTGCTGGCGCACGTGATGTGGGACCCGTCGCGCGACGAACAGGCACTGATCGCCGAGTTCCTCAAGGGCTACTACGGCGCGGCGGCCGAGCCGCTGGGGCAGTACATCACACTGCTGCAGGACGCGCTGACCAAGTCCGGGGCCTACCTGCCGTGCTACATGAAGGACACCTCGCCGTGGATGGACCTGGAGACGGCGAACAAGGCTACCGAACTGCTCGACGAGGCCTTCCGGCGGGTAGAGGGTGACCTGGTGCTGACCACGCGCGTGCGCCGGGCGCGGATGCCGCTGGACCACACGTGGCTGCAGCGCTACCGGGCGTTCAAGCGCTATGCGGCGATGACGGGCGGCCGGTTCCTGGGCCCGCCCGAGCCCCGCGCGGCCGTGGAGGACCTCATCGCGGCTGCCCGGAGCTTCAATGTCGGGAACTTCCGCGAGGGCGCAGCCTTTGCCACCTACGAGCCTATCCTGCGCGGCATGTTCCCGCCGCCGGGCAAGGAGGCGAAGACGCCGGCCGAGGCCGCGGGCCTCAAGCCCGACCAGTGGATGGATGTGCAGCAGGCCGAGTTCACGCTGCATGGCCTGGGCAACTGGGTGACCGTCGTGGACGACCCGAAGGCCTCCGACGGGATGGCGGCGCGCATGCCCGCCACGCATCCGCAGTGGGCCACTCAGTACCCGATCCCCGGCGACCTGACCGCCCTGGGCAAATGGCACTGCTATCTCGTCGCCCGCTGTGACGCGAAGACCAAGGCCGGGCCGGCGTTCGAGATGGGACTGTATGACGCGACCGCGCGCAAGGGTGTGGTAGGGCTCAAGGCCCAGTTGGAGCAGGCCGGGGACGGCGAGTACCACACTTATGACCTGGGAGTGCAGGACCTGAAGGGCGGCATGTACTTCTGGATCGCGCCGATGAACAACCCCGAGCAAGTGGAGGCGGTGTACACGGACCGCATCTTCCTGATCAGGGAGGGATGA
- a CDS encoding single-stranded DNA-binding protein — translation MINSVVLVGRLANDPEMRYTPSGMPIANFRLAVDRGRKSESGEDQTDWLNIVAFQKTAELVAQYLDKGSLVGVEGRIQSRSWEGQDGKRQYAVEIVANNVRFLESRAEAERRRAARGQSGPPGANQAPRPSAPQAPPQGPPPTPPDDYGPVGENEDPFGDQ, via the coding sequence ATGATCAACAGCGTTGTGCTGGTCGGTCGTCTGGCGAACGATCCGGAGATGCGCTATACGCCCAGCGGCATGCCCATTGCGAACTTCCGCCTGGCGGTGGACCGCGGCCGCAAGAGTGAGAGCGGCGAGGACCAGACCGACTGGCTGAACATCGTGGCCTTCCAGAAGACCGCCGAGCTGGTCGCCCAGTACCTGGACAAGGGCTCCCTGGTCGGCGTCGAGGGCCGCATCCAGTCGCGCTCGTGGGAGGGGCAGGACGGCAAGCGGCAGTATGCGGTCGAGATCGTGGCCAACAACGTGCGCTTCCTCGAGAGCCGCGCCGAAGCCGAGCGGCGCCGCGCCGCTCGCGGGCAGTCGGGACCGCCCGGGGCCAACCAGGCTCCGCGTCCGTCGGCGCCGCAGGCCCCGCCGCAGGGCCCGCCCCCGACACCGCCGGATGACTACGGCCCCGTCGGCGAGAATGAGGACCCCTTTGGCGATCAGTAG
- a CDS encoding alpha/beta hydrolase, protein MDSLRGPHWLGTLQGFTGLGGLSWVASVLADRTPAPPEDLTLADVLPPGARHVSIQGEPVAFRDMGEGEPAVLLLHGFAEHLDTWRPVQERLARRHRTVALDLWGFAASARPPHAQPADWVDEVVGLMDELGLGRAVLVGHSLGGRASLMAARAHPERVAGVVLADADWGQAPHGYVIVWLLAHSPALPWVLGKFRAGPRPLQRLARQIITPNHELTPALQEALLRPLRVQGHAACWRSLGQAPPLRDVRGLARSVSCPALVLWGADDPVVPLWAGRKLARQLGCEIQVFDRCGHFLPEEYPEETAESIEGFLEGLPDGR, encoded by the coding sequence ATGGATTCGCTCAGGGGGCCGCATTGGCTGGGGACTTTGCAGGGCTTCACCGGTCTGGGGGGGCTGAGCTGGGTGGCTTCGGTCCTGGCGGACCGGACTCCCGCGCCACCTGAAGACCTCACACTGGCGGATGTGCTGCCCCCGGGGGCGCGGCATGTCAGCATCCAGGGGGAACCGGTGGCCTTCCGTGACATGGGCGAGGGGGAGCCAGCCGTCCTGCTCCTGCACGGGTTCGCCGAGCACCTGGACACCTGGCGCCCCGTCCAGGAGCGGCTTGCCCGGCGCCACCGCACCGTGGCGCTGGACCTGTGGGGCTTTGCCGCCTCGGCCCGGCCCCCGCACGCGCAGCCCGCGGACTGGGTGGACGAAGTGGTGGGGCTCATGGACGAGCTGGGCCTGGGGCGGGCGGTGCTCGTCGGGCACTCGCTCGGGGGCAGGGCCTCGCTGATGGCCGCCCGGGCGCATCCCGAGCGGGTGGCCGGTGTCGTGCTGGCCGATGCGGACTGGGGCCAGGCGCCGCACGGCTACGTGATCGTCTGGCTGCTGGCGCACAGCCCGGCGCTGCCGTGGGTGCTGGGCAAGTTCCGCGCCGGCCCGCGGCCTCTGCAGCGCCTGGCCCGGCAGATCATCACCCCGAACCACGAACTGACACCGGCGCTGCAGGAGGCGCTGCTGCGTCCGCTGCGGGTACAGGGCCATGCGGCCTGCTGGCGGTCGCTGGGCCAGGCGCCGCCGCTACGCGACGTGCGGGGGCTGGCGCGGAGTGTCTCCTGCCCGGCGCTGGTGCTATGGGGCGCGGACGATCCGGTGGTGCCGCTGTGGGCCGGGCGGAAGCTGGCCCGGCAGCTGGGCTGTGAGATCCAGGTGTTCGACCGCTGCGGGCACTTCCTGCCCGAGGAGTACCCCGAGGAGACGGCGGAGTCGATTGAGGGCTTCCTGGAGGGGTTGCCCGACGGGAGATGA
- the mfd gene encoding transcription-repair coupling factor, producing MSNAAINNLKWIIEGTPPYQEIAAAVRQGQQVCVEGISGGGKSFFMAALLADARRSALVLTFNDERATQLASDLRALLQGGVSGQRPDGDPARVVGRTAAAGPVAHDATPAAQRQVLIYPSVASALYDGVTPERATVAERLTVLERLCAGEPVIVVASIRAITTLTMPSADLVAARREVAVGDEIDRDDLARALYNLGYESVDLVDDVGQFSVRGGIVDVSPPTSTLPARIELFGDEVETIRHFDPLTQRSVDTIQRIGLGPAGEILLTERAVNRALPIIKGAYRRELDRLNEEGKHREASVLKERLSEDLELLEQLRPMPRLVHYLPYIYPEPESLCSYLPPDAIFFVDEPVRVQSGAQQFEEDVHDAYRRGLRLGQHLRLPDTSVMHFDKLAALHLTRGRPIVYLSMLQRQVPWAPKAPLVHLATPPVDSFGGRFELLADGLGEWQREGQHMLVCSRDMDGTAEVLQSRGLRDVVARPEAELKAGQITVSPLDLDSGFRLPEAKLVLLTGREIFGWRKLRRPDEPVYARGFQLLSLRDLNEGDYVVHINHGVAIYKGLSKQTVGGIERDYMLLQYAEDEKLYVPVTQLDRVQKYIGAEQAKPVITSLKRGRWDLTKKRAKRSAQLLARELMRLYTAREMAQGHAFASDSPWLKELEASFRFEETPDQLRAIEDVKQDMEKPVPADRLICGDVGYGKTEVAIRGAFKAVLGGKQVAVLVPTTVLAQQHFNTFRERLSRYPVEVGVLSRFKTPTEQRRLVSSLKAGAVDIVIGTHRLLGEDVSFADLGLLVIDEEQRFGVRQKEKLKRFREGVDVVTLTATPIPRTLNMALSGIREISIINDPPQGRLAIHTEVRERDDALMAEVLRRELARGGQAYFVHNRVQSIGHVAAHVQRLVPEARVAVAHGQMEEHDLERVMMAFYAEDFDVLVCTTLIENGLDIPNVNTIVVDDADRLGLSQLYQLRGRVGRSSRQAFAYLLYRYPDRMTQEAEERLKAIEEFSKLGSGFQIALRDLEIRGAGDILGAEQSGHMSAVGLDLYTQMLADAVKTLKGEKTRSAEGHPTVDLPLEAIIPAEYVPNENQRISLYRRLAAVEDRDQLQALVKETKDRYGPLPSPVRNLGRIVQLKLLAMEVGVADIAVADQRVTVTMTEDNQFSDREQRVMRGLYVPTLKQQRSGAKPLLPRFQVASHQLSFGYFKAEQPELIKRLTEVLKRLRDRQQMVATA from the coding sequence GTGTCGAACGCTGCCATCAACAACCTGAAGTGGATCATCGAGGGGACGCCGCCATACCAGGAGATTGCCGCCGCCGTCCGGCAGGGACAGCAGGTGTGCGTCGAGGGGATCAGCGGGGGCGGCAAGTCCTTCTTCATGGCTGCACTCCTGGCGGACGCCCGTCGGAGCGCCCTGGTCCTGACCTTCAATGACGAGCGGGCGACGCAGCTCGCGTCGGACCTGCGGGCCCTCCTGCAGGGCGGGGTGTCGGGCCAACGGCCCGACGGGGACCCCGCCCGGGTTGTAGGCAGGACGGCAGCGGCGGGGCCCGTCGCACACGACGCGACACCCGCCGCCCAGCGGCAGGTGCTCATCTATCCCTCCGTCGCTTCTGCCCTGTATGACGGCGTGACCCCCGAGCGGGCGACCGTGGCTGAGCGGCTGACGGTGCTGGAGCGCCTGTGCGCTGGCGAGCCCGTGATCGTCGTGGCGAGCATCCGCGCCATCACGACCCTGACGATGCCGAGCGCGGACCTGGTGGCGGCACGGCGCGAGGTGGCCGTGGGGGACGAGATTGACCGCGATGATCTGGCCCGGGCACTGTACAACCTGGGCTATGAGTCGGTGGACCTGGTAGATGATGTTGGGCAGTTCTCGGTGCGCGGGGGCATTGTGGACGTCTCGCCGCCGACTAGCACGCTCCCGGCGCGCATCGAGCTGTTCGGCGACGAGGTCGAGACGATCCGGCATTTCGACCCGCTGACCCAGCGGTCGGTGGACACGATCCAGCGGATCGGCCTGGGGCCGGCGGGAGAGATCCTGCTGACCGAGCGGGCCGTCAACCGGGCCCTGCCGATCATCAAGGGGGCCTACCGGCGCGAGCTGGACCGGCTGAACGAGGAAGGCAAGCACCGCGAGGCGTCGGTGCTCAAGGAGCGCCTGAGCGAGGACCTGGAACTGCTGGAGCAGCTCCGGCCCATGCCGCGCCTCGTGCACTATCTACCGTACATCTATCCCGAGCCCGAAAGCCTGTGCTCATACCTGCCGCCGGACGCCATCTTCTTCGTGGATGAGCCGGTGCGGGTACAGAGCGGAGCGCAGCAGTTCGAGGAGGATGTCCACGACGCCTACCGGCGAGGCCTGCGCCTGGGGCAGCACTTGCGGCTGCCCGACACGTCGGTGATGCACTTTGACAAGCTGGCGGCCCTGCACCTGACGCGCGGACGGCCGATCGTGTACCTGAGCATGCTGCAGCGGCAGGTGCCGTGGGCGCCGAAGGCGCCGCTGGTGCACCTGGCGACCCCGCCCGTGGACAGCTTCGGCGGGCGCTTCGAGCTGCTGGCGGACGGGCTGGGCGAGTGGCAGCGCGAGGGCCAGCACATGCTGGTGTGCTCGCGCGACATGGACGGGACGGCGGAGGTGCTGCAGTCGCGGGGGCTGCGGGATGTGGTGGCGCGGCCGGAGGCGGAGCTGAAGGCCGGGCAGATCACGGTGTCCCCCCTGGACCTCGACAGCGGCTTCCGGCTGCCTGAGGCCAAGCTGGTGCTGCTGACGGGGCGGGAGATCTTCGGCTGGCGGAAGCTGCGCCGGCCCGATGAGCCGGTCTACGCCCGGGGTTTCCAGCTCCTGTCGCTGCGCGACTTGAACGAGGGCGACTACGTGGTGCACATCAACCACGGGGTGGCCATCTACAAGGGGCTGTCCAAGCAGACGGTCGGCGGCATCGAACGCGACTACATGCTGCTGCAGTATGCCGAGGACGAGAAGCTGTACGTGCCGGTGACGCAGCTTGACCGGGTGCAGAAGTACATCGGGGCCGAGCAGGCCAAACCGGTCATCACGAGCCTGAAGCGCGGGCGCTGGGACCTGACCAAGAAACGCGCCAAGCGCTCGGCGCAGTTACTGGCCCGAGAACTGATGCGGCTGTACACGGCCCGGGAGATGGCGCAGGGCCATGCCTTCGCCTCGGACTCCCCGTGGCTCAAGGAGCTGGAGGCCTCGTTCCGCTTCGAGGAGACGCCGGACCAGCTCCGTGCCATAGAGGACGTGAAGCAGGACATGGAGAAACCTGTTCCTGCGGATCGCCTCATCTGCGGGGATGTCGGCTACGGCAAGACCGAGGTCGCCATCCGTGGGGCGTTCAAGGCGGTGCTGGGCGGCAAGCAGGTGGCGGTGCTGGTGCCGACAACGGTGCTGGCTCAGCAGCACTTCAACACCTTTCGGGAGCGCCTGTCACGCTACCCGGTCGAGGTGGGGGTGCTCAGCCGCTTCAAGACGCCGACGGAACAGCGCCGCCTGGTGAGCAGTCTGAAGGCCGGGGCCGTGGACATTGTCATCGGCACCCACCGGCTGCTGGGCGAGGACGTGAGCTTCGCCGACCTGGGCCTGCTGGTGATTGACGAGGAGCAGCGCTTCGGGGTGCGGCAGAAAGAGAAGCTGAAGCGCTTTCGCGAGGGGGTGGATGTCGTCACCCTGACCGCCACGCCGATCCCGCGGACGCTCAACATGGCCCTGTCGGGCATTCGCGAGATATCGATCATCAATGACCCGCCCCAGGGGCGCCTGGCGATCCACACCGAGGTGCGCGAGCGCGATGACGCGCTCATGGCCGAGGTCCTGCGGCGCGAGCTGGCGCGCGGGGGGCAGGCGTACTTCGTCCACAACCGCGTCCAGTCCATTGGCCACGTCGCGGCCCACGTGCAGCGCCTGGTGCCCGAAGCGCGGGTGGCCGTGGCGCACGGCCAGATGGAGGAACACGACCTCGAGCGCGTCATGATGGCGTTCTACGCCGAGGACTTTGATGTCCTGGTCTGCACGACGCTGATCGAGAACGGCCTGGACATCCCGAACGTCAACACTATTGTGGTAGATGACGCGGACCGTCTGGGGCTCTCGCAACTCTATCAGCTGCGCGGGCGGGTCGGGCGGTCCAGCCGCCAGGCCTTCGCCTACCTGCTCTATCGCTACCCGGACCGGATGACCCAGGAGGCCGAGGAGCGGCTCAAGGCCATCGAGGAATTCAGCAAGCTGGGCAGCGGGTTCCAGATCGCGCTGCGCGACCTGGAGATCCGCGGGGCCGGGGACATCCTGGGGGCCGAGCAGAGCGGGCACATGTCCGCCGTCGGGCTGGACCTGTACACGCAGATGCTGGCCGACGCCGTCAAGACCCTCAAGGGTGAGAAGACGCGCTCGGCGGAGGGCCACCCGACCGTGGACCTGCCGCTGGAGGCGATCATCCCGGCCGAGTACGTGCCCAACGAGAACCAGCGCATCTCGCTCTACCGGCGGCTGGCGGCGGTCGAGGATCGCGACCAGCTCCAGGCGCTCGTCAAGGAGACCAAGGACCGCTACGGTCCGCTGCCGTCGCCGGTGAGGAACCTGGGCCGCATCGTGCAGCTCAAGCTGCTGGCGATGGAGGTGGGGGTGGCCGACATCGCCGTGGCCGACCAGCGCGTCACGGTGACGATGACCGAAGACAACCAGTTCAGCGACCGCGAGCAGCGGGTGATGCGCGGGCTGTATGTGCCCACACTCAAGCAGCAACGCAGCGGGGCCAAGCCGCTGCTGCCCCGCTTCCAGGTCGCCTCGCACCAGCTCAGCTTCGGCTACTTCAAGGCCGAGCAGCCGGAACTCATCAAGCGGCTGACCGAGGTGCTCAAGCGGCTCCGGGACCGGCAGCAAATGGTGGCTACGGCGTAG
- a CDS encoding stage 0 sporulation family protein produces the protein MTEEYFEYAEPAAIGVSFRRSGRVYYFAPNGLRVRQGDQVLAETEKGVDIGEVVFVKYDLPGADEGRQLKPLLRRATPEDLAREQELRQKEREARRVCEEKVTAHNLPMRLIAADYTFDGQRLVFFFSAEGRVDFRALVRDLAETFKTRIELRQVGVRDQAKMIGGLGPCGRPLCCNAFLRNFDPVGIRVAKDQGLSLNPAKISGICDRLMCCLRFEHETYCELARKLPKAGQTVNTLKGQAVVKHVNLMHERVQVQYPNEETEDLKADYIWALDAPEPECVREARQAVPPLPTGDEATVEEPRSRMRPSRAERPSRGERPARGERPARGEPTSRPPRRAAADKPAPATAPDAAAEAPAGEEAGPSSRRRRRRRSDRRRKPAEGATPQGAAPAPPARPAPAPQAPSAPTAGEAPATGEQPRRRRRPRTRPRRKGPTPPQE, from the coding sequence ATGACCGAAGAGTACTTCGAGTATGCCGAGCCTGCCGCGATCGGTGTTTCCTTTCGCCGGAGCGGTAGGGTATACTACTTTGCGCCGAATGGTCTGCGCGTGCGCCAGGGCGACCAGGTGCTGGCCGAGACCGAGAAGGGCGTGGACATCGGCGAAGTCGTGTTCGTGAAGTATGATCTGCCCGGCGCCGACGAGGGGCGGCAGCTCAAGCCGCTGCTGCGCCGAGCCACCCCGGAGGACCTGGCCCGGGAACAGGAGCTGCGGCAGAAGGAGCGCGAGGCCCGGCGCGTCTGCGAAGAGAAGGTCACGGCTCACAACCTGCCCATGCGGCTCATCGCCGCCGACTACACGTTCGACGGGCAGCGGCTCGTGTTCTTCTTCTCGGCCGAGGGCCGGGTAGACTTCCGCGCGCTGGTGCGCGATCTGGCCGAGACGTTCAAGACGCGCATCGAGCTGCGCCAGGTCGGGGTGCGCGACCAGGCCAAGATGATCGGCGGGCTGGGGCCGTGCGGCCGCCCGCTGTGCTGCAATGCCTTCTTGCGGAACTTCGATCCGGTCGGCATCCGCGTGGCCAAGGACCAGGGACTGTCCCTGAACCCGGCCAAGATCAGCGGCATCTGCGACCGGCTGATGTGTTGCCTGCGGTTCGAGCACGAGACGTACTGCGAACTGGCGCGGAAGCTGCCCAAGGCCGGGCAGACGGTGAACACGCTCAAGGGGCAGGCCGTCGTCAAGCATGTGAACCTGATGCATGAGCGGGTCCAGGTCCAGTACCCCAATGAGGAGACCGAGGACCTGAAGGCCGACTACATCTGGGCGCTGGATGCACCGGAACCCGAGTGCGTCAGGGAAGCGCGACAGGCCGTCCCGCCGCTGCCGACCGGTGACGAGGCGACCGTTGAGGAACCGCGCAGCCGCATGCGCCCGTCACGGGCCGAGCGACCGTCACGCGGTGAACGCCCGGCGCGAGGCGAGCGCCCGGCGCGCGGGGAGCCCACCTCGCGGCCGCCACGCCGCGCCGCCGCCGACAAACCGGCGCCGGCGACGGCCCCGGACGCTGCTGCGGAAGCGCCCGCCGGCGAGGAAGCAGGGCCGTCGTCGCGGCGTCGCCGGCGTCGCCGCTCGGATCGCAGGCGCAAGCCGGCTGAGGGCGCGACCCCGCAAGGGGCCGCCCCGGCCCCGCCGGCCAGGCCGGCCCCCGCGCCGCAGGCGCCGTCCGCCCCGACTGCCGGCGAGGCGCCAGCCACCGGGGAACAGCCCCGGCGTCGGCGCCGCCCACGGACGCGGCCGCGCCGCAAGGGGCCCACACCGCCACAGGAATGA
- a CDS encoding zinc ribbon domain-containing protein, whose protein sequence is MPVYEYKCKRCEHVFEKLMSREQRDKPGPCPECHCARSQRLMSVFAGHSSGGGSIGGSSCSSCSKGSCAGCHH, encoded by the coding sequence ATGCCTGTCTATGAGTACAAGTGCAAGCGCTGCGAGCATGTCTTCGAGAAACTGATGTCGCGGGAGCAGCGGGACAAGCCGGGGCCCTGCCCCGAGTGCCACTGCGCCCGCAGCCAGCGGCTCATGTCGGTCTTCGCCGGGCACAGCTCCGGCGGGGGCTCCATCGGCGGCAGCAGTTGCAGTAGCTGCTCGAAGGGTAGCTGCGCCGGCTGCCATCACTAG
- the rpsF gene encoding 30S ribosomal protein S6: protein MPKQPVLYEAMYIVDSALDEAALEGIVSTLEQHVQNMGGELVATREFGRRRLAFEIDGHTAGTYMITYFKSFGDVVDEVKHEMHLIEGIVRGIVVVANPKAIFDPQAKAAEPEAAPAEAPAAEAPAAEAPAAEAPAAEAAAEPEAEAPETAPEAEAEAAPEADAGEAPAADEAPAEEA from the coding sequence TTGCCCAAACAGCCTGTGCTCTATGAGGCGATGTACATCGTAGATTCCGCGCTGGACGAGGCCGCGTTGGAGGGCATTGTCAGCACGTTGGAGCAGCATGTGCAGAACATGGGCGGCGAGCTGGTCGCCACCCGCGAGTTCGGCCGCCGCCGGTTGGCCTTCGAGATTGACGGCCACACCGCCGGCACCTACATGATCACGTACTTCAAGAGCTTCGGGGACGTGGTGGACGAGGTCAAGCACGAGATGCACCTGATCGAGGGCATCGTGCGCGGCATTGTCGTCGTGGCCAACCCCAAGGCGATCTTCGACCCGCAGGCCAAGGCCGCCGAGCCGGAAGCTGCGCCGGCTGAGGCCCCCGCGGCTGAAGCTCCGGCCGCCGAGGCTCCGGCTGCCGAAGCTCCCGCTGCTGAAGCCGCCGCTGAGCCGGAGGCCGAGGCGCCTGAGACCGCCCCCGAAGCCGAGGCGGAGGCCGCGCCCGAGGCTGATGCAGGTGAGGCTCCGGCGGCTGACGAAGCTCCTGCGGAAGAAGCCTGA
- a CDS encoding ROK family protein encodes MPDADLALGIDLGGTTFSVGVLDREGRLLAETSHQTPQSSNPDEVLEELGRAAQRLARDTAPERGIAGLGIGIPGPVDPHTGLIRQCPNLHVLDGVNAARVLQRVTGLQVVISNDAYSATLAELRHGAGRGCRYMALLTLGTGVGGGIAIENKVLRGPRQILGEVGHLIIQPGGPKCGCGSHGCLEALTGRQAIVDLAVRKLQEGRPSRLGDIVGAEHEQIDPRLIADQARDGDALCAEVMDEVGHYLGLAICNIIVLCDPDKVILGGGIAAAGEVLFGSIRRTVRHAGRISRFDPANIVPAELGNRAGMVGAASLVWEHLA; translated from the coding sequence ATGCCGGATGCGGACCTGGCACTGGGCATTGACCTGGGTGGGACGACCTTCTCGGTTGGCGTACTGGACCGTGAGGGGCGGCTGCTGGCCGAGACCAGCCACCAGACCCCCCAGAGCTCGAACCCCGACGAAGTCCTGGAAGAGCTGGGCCGGGCGGCCCAGCGGCTGGCCCGCGACACCGCCCCCGAGCGCGGCATTGCCGGTCTGGGCATCGGTATCCCCGGGCCGGTGGACCCCCATACCGGCCTGATCAGGCAGTGCCCGAACCTGCACGTCCTGGACGGGGTGAACGCCGCCCGGGTGCTGCAGCGCGTCACCGGCCTGCAGGTCGTCATCTCCAATGACGCCTACAGCGCCACGCTGGCCGAACTGCGCCACGGCGCCGGGCGGGGCTGCCGCTACATGGCCCTGCTGACGCTCGGCACCGGCGTGGGCGGCGGCATCGCCATCGAGAACAAGGTGCTGCGCGGCCCGCGGCAGATCCTGGGCGAGGTGGGGCATCTCATCATCCAGCCGGGCGGGCCGAAGTGTGGCTGCGGCAGCCATGGCTGCCTGGAGGCCCTGACGGGCCGGCAAGCCATCGTGGACCTGGCCGTCCGCAAGCTGCAGGAGGGCCGTCCCAGTCGCCTGGGCGACATCGTGGGGGCCGAGCACGAGCAGATTGACCCGCGGCTCATCGCCGACCAGGCGCGCGACGGCGATGCGCTGTGCGCGGAAGTCATGGACGAGGTCGGGCACTACCTGGGTCTGGCGATCTGCAACATCATCGTCCTGTGCGATCCGGACAAGGTCATCCTGGGCGGCGGGATCGCCGCGGCGGGGGAGGTGCTGTTCGGCTCGATCCGCCGCACGGTACGCCACGCCGGGCGGATCAGCCGCTTCGATCCGGCGAACATCGTGCCGGCGGAGCTGGGCAACCGGGCCGGAATGGTCGGGGCCGCTTCGCTGGTGTGGGAGCACCTGGCGTAG